Proteins from a genomic interval of Collinsella sp. zg1085:
- a CDS encoding zinc ribbon domain-containing protein, which yields MEKERIEPIVKKFYDGVAEGHYYGRKCPECGAIEFPPHLMCNSCGGLKTEWVELTGHGHLLSFITPGVQNDKPYLKAEGKYGYGAVQLDEGPIYTFVVFGAGKKQRAEINARIQAGEIIGVHPRVVEREGWHQLCFELD from the coding sequence ATGGAAAAAGAGCGTATTGAGCCAATTGTTAAAAAGTTTTATGACGGCGTAGCAGAGGGTCACTATTATGGACGCAAGTGTCCTGAGTGCGGCGCTATTGAGTTTCCCCCGCATCTTATGTGCAATTCGTGCGGTGGCTTAAAGACCGAATGGGTTGAGCTGACAGGTCATGGGCACTTGTTGTCGTTTATTACGCCTGGTGTGCAAAATGACAAACCCTATCTCAAGGCTGAGGGCAAATATGGCTATGGTGCTGTTCAGCTTGATGAGGGGCCAATCTATACCTTTGTGGTGTTTGGAGCTGGCAAAAAGCAGCGCGCAGAGATTAACGCACGCATTCAGGCAGGGGAGATAATTGGGGTGCATCCGCGTGTGGTCGAGCGTGAAGGTTGGCATCAGCTCTGTTTTGAGCTTGATTAG
- a CDS encoding aminopeptidase C — MSVSAAISAEQTEAARLACADEHAFQLAQNATTSTGIRKAARTMSSVAHATTSFDIQLEQGEPTNQQRSGRCWMFASLNTMRFRIMKKLGLKTFELSQAYPLFWDKYERANWFFENIISSANEPLNGRELAFLLFDPLCDGGQWDMFRSLVKKYGVVPKEAMPETANSCNTADLNKYLTRYLRSGAKQLRDAAAAGESVDELRQLKAELLQGVYRFLSISLGEPPQSFDVRIRDDKNELKVSGTYTPQQFFSEFVDMNLDDYISIINAPTQDKPYMRSYTVKYLGNLVEDGGVRYVNLPIEALKRVAVAQLKDGLPVWFGSDVDQGFLRDDGVLDPAGVDVDTLFKLPIEAGLDKAARLDYGESLMTHAMTIQGVNLDAEGAPVLWRIENSWGDDHGKKGYDIGSELWFDEYVYQVVVDKKYLTADELKAYESEPIELAPWDPMGALA; from the coding sequence TCTGCTGAACAAACCGAAGCTGCCCGTCTTGCTTGCGCAGACGAACACGCCTTTCAGCTTGCGCAAAATGCCACAACATCAACAGGCATTCGCAAGGCGGCACGCACTATGTCATCAGTTGCACACGCAACCACGAGCTTTGACATTCAGCTCGAACAAGGCGAGCCAACCAATCAGCAGCGCTCGGGTCGGTGCTGGATGTTTGCAAGTCTTAATACCATGCGGTTTCGTATTATGAAAAAGCTTGGTCTTAAGACCTTTGAGCTTTCTCAGGCCTATCCTCTTTTCTGGGATAAATACGAGCGCGCTAATTGGTTCTTTGAGAACATTATTTCGAGCGCCAATGAGCCGCTTAACGGTCGAGAGCTTGCGTTTTTGCTCTTTGACCCCTTGTGCGATGGTGGTCAGTGGGATATGTTTCGCTCGCTAGTAAAAAAGTATGGTGTGGTGCCCAAAGAGGCTATGCCGGAAACCGCCAACTCCTGTAATACCGCAGACCTCAATAAATATCTCACGCGCTACCTGCGCTCAGGCGCTAAGCAGTTGCGCGATGCAGCCGCTGCTGGTGAGTCCGTCGATGAGCTTCGCCAGCTTAAAGCAGAGCTCTTGCAGGGCGTGTATCGCTTTTTGTCTATTTCTTTAGGAGAGCCTCCGCAAAGCTTTGACGTGCGTATTCGCGATGATAAGAACGAACTTAAGGTGAGTGGTACCTATACGCCGCAGCAGTTCTTTTCTGAGTTTGTTGACATGAACCTCGACGACTATATTTCAATCATCAATGCACCCACACAGGATAAGCCCTACATGCGCTCCTACACAGTTAAGTATTTGGGCAATCTTGTTGAAGATGGTGGCGTGCGCTACGTTAATTTGCCTATCGAAGCCTTAAAGCGCGTTGCAGTGGCACAGCTCAAAGATGGTCTGCCGGTTTGGTTTGGCTCTGATGTTGACCAGGGCTTCTTGCGCGACGATGGCGTATTGGACCCGGCAGGTGTTGATGTGGATACCCTGTTTAAGCTTCCTATTGAGGCAGGTCTTGATAAGGCGGCACGCCTTGATTATGGCGAGTCGCTGATGACACACGCTATGACAATCCAGGGCGTAAATCTTGATGCGGAAGGAGCGCCGGTGCTCTGGCGCATTGAGAACAGCTGGGGTGATGACCATGGCAAGAAAGGCTATGACATTGGCTCTGAGCTCTGGTTTGATGAGTATGTTTATCAGGTAGTTGTTGATAAAAAGTACCTCACCGCCGACGAGCTTAAAGCCTATGAGTCTGAGCCAATCGAGCTTGCTCCTTGGGATCCCATGGGTGCGCTGGCGTAA
- a CDS encoding phosphate acyltransferase yields MSLMDSMFERAKAAPQRVAFSEATDPTMMRAVGEIVKRDLAHCVLVGNTDELQRVAKDCDVDLSMVELADIADETATEELLQRFLELPSCRYKEKGVRRRLAKPLERSLIMQAVDEVDVSFAGITASTEDVIVAGQSIVGLAPGIETISSMGIFDIPGFEGSEGAYLGFGDSAVCQNPTATQLASIAISACDTLHALTGWEPRCAMLSYSTCGSGAGPLVEKVVEALEIARSARPDLKIDGEFQLDSAINPRTAARKVLRESDVAGQANLLIWPDLNVGNIAVKLVQQFAQAEAYGPMLQGFNKIVCDCSRSAGVEEIVGNVAMSCVRAAALKEE; encoded by the coding sequence ATGAGCTTAATGGATAGCATGTTTGAGCGCGCAAAAGCAGCGCCTCAGCGCGTGGCATTTTCGGAGGCTACTGACCCAACCATGATGCGTGCTGTGGGCGAGATTGTTAAGCGCGATTTGGCGCATTGTGTGCTGGTGGGAAACACTGACGAGTTGCAACGTGTTGCCAAGGACTGCGACGTTGACCTCTCAATGGTTGAGCTTGCTGATATTGCCGACGAAACTGCCACCGAAGAGCTGCTCCAGCGTTTTTTGGAGCTGCCGAGCTGTCGCTATAAAGAAAAGGGCGTGCGCCGTCGTCTTGCAAAGCCGCTTGAGCGCTCACTCATTATGCAGGCAGTCGATGAGGTTGACGTGAGCTTTGCAGGTATTACCGCCAGCACCGAAGATGTTATTGTTGCTGGTCAAAGCATCGTTGGCTTAGCTCCTGGTATCGAGACCATCTCAAGCATGGGCATCTTTGATATTCCTGGCTTTGAGGGAAGCGAAGGCGCTTATTTAGGCTTTGGTGATAGTGCGGTGTGTCAAAACCCTACCGCCACCCAGCTAGCTTCTATTGCTATTTCTGCCTGCGATACCTTGCATGCGCTTACCGGCTGGGAGCCGCGTTGTGCCATGCTTTCTTATAGCACATGCGGCAGCGGTGCCGGTCCTTTGGTTGAAAAAGTTGTTGAAGCGCTCGAAATTGCTCGAAGTGCCCGCCCTGACCTAAAGATTGATGGCGAGTTCCAGCTTGATAGCGCTATTAACCCACGCACTGCCGCGCGCAAGGTGTTGCGCGAAAGCGATGTGGCTGGGCAGGCAAATTTGCTCATCTGGCCAGATTTAAACGTTGGTAACATTGCGGTCAAATTGGTACAACAGTTTGCGCAGGCAGAAGCCTATGGTCCTATGCTGCAGGGCTTCAATAAAATTGTGTGTGATTGTTCGCGCTCAGCCGGTGTAGAAGAAATTGTTGGCAATGTTGCTATGAGCTGCGTGCGTGCTGCTGCGCTCAAGGAGGAGTAG
- a CDS encoding CCA tRNA nucleotidyltransferase, with translation MNYDSAHLNNTKPSPAALAVLVALEATGLEAWLVGGWVRDALRGVPSHDIDICSSGTWQENKAALVEAGMTVLETGIAFGGITACAAGERFEITTYRLDGFYTDGRHPETVSFARTIQDDLARRDFTVNAMAWHPQRGILDVYGGMHDLNTGLIRAVGKPQKRFEEDALRILRALRFAARLNFAIETQTADALKVTAPLLDRIARERVGHELTGILDTRRASVTLLSYPEVWCAAIPELAPLMGFDQQSRYHDADVYEHTARVLAVTSEMPRASLSLLWAALLHDIEKPTCFSLDEQGQGHFYGHPEAGAITATRIMRRLCLPEQLIRNTQALVRYHDIPLQCARASLLGMLKRFADMHLDAPQLMDELFDIKCADALGKAPAYHNYVQEIEHMRIYTHELLEAGEAYSLATLELSGRDLLEADMEPGPQLGHALNRALELHMVDAVPNERASLLGALRQEALI, from the coding sequence ATGAATTACGATAGTGCGCATCTCAACAATACAAAACCCTCTCCTGCGGCACTCGCCGTACTCGTAGCGCTTGAGGCAACTGGCCTTGAGGCTTGGTTGGTGGGTGGCTGGGTGCGCGATGCTTTGCGCGGAGTCCCTTCACACGATATTGATATATGCTCGTCAGGAACCTGGCAAGAAAATAAGGCGGCACTTGTTGAAGCCGGTATGACGGTTCTTGAGACTGGTATTGCCTTTGGCGGTATTACTGCTTGTGCGGCAGGAGAGCGCTTTGAGATTACAACGTATCGCCTTGATGGTTTTTATACTGATGGTCGTCACCCCGAGACGGTAAGCTTTGCACGCACTATACAGGACGACCTTGCGCGACGTGACTTTACGGTAAATGCTATGGCGTGGCATCCACAGCGCGGGATACTCGATGTATATGGCGGCATGCACGATTTGAATACAGGGCTTATACGTGCGGTTGGCAAGCCACAAAAGCGCTTTGAGGAAGATGCGCTGCGAATCTTGAGAGCGCTTCGGTTTGCGGCACGCTTAAACTTTGCCATAGAGACTCAAACTGCAGATGCGCTTAAAGTTACGGCACCTCTGCTTGACCGTATTGCGCGCGAGCGGGTGGGGCATGAACTGACTGGCATTTTAGATACGCGCCGTGCATCTGTTACGCTTTTGAGCTACCCTGAGGTTTGGTGTGCCGCAATTCCGGAACTTGCACCACTTATGGGCTTTGACCAGCAGAGCCGCTATCATGATGCCGATGTCTATGAGCATACTGCCCGAGTGCTTGCAGTCACGTCTGAGATGCCTCGTGCCTCATTGTCTCTGCTCTGGGCAGCTCTTCTTCATGATATTGAAAAGCCAACATGCTTTAGTCTTGATGAGCAGGGTCAAGGACATTTTTATGGTCACCCTGAGGCAGGGGCAATTACCGCCACAAGGATTATGCGCCGCTTGTGTCTGCCTGAGCAGCTTATTCGCAACACTCAGGCGCTTGTGCGCTATCACGATATTCCTTTGCAATGTGCGCGTGCTAGCTTGTTGGGCATGCTTAAGCGCTTTGCTGACATGCATCTGGACGCACCACAGCTTATGGACGAGCTCTTTGATATTAAATGTGCCGACGCGCTGGGAAAAGCTCCGGCATATCATAACTACGTGCAGGAGATAGAGCATATGCGCATATATACCCATGAGCTGCTGGAGGCAGGGGAGGCGTATAGCTTAGCAACGCTTGAGCTATCGGGTAGGGATTTGCTGGAGGCAGATATGGAGCCAGGTCCACAGCTTGGGCATGCGCTCAATCGTGCACTTGAGCTGCATATGGTAGATGCTGTGCCCAATGAGCGCGCGAGTTTGCTTGGGGCACTGCGTCAAGAGGCTTTGATATAG
- a CDS encoding TetR/AcrR family transcriptional regulator: MSLEISREDDTKTSIMKGIFHVMQTKDIPHITVDDVAHYAGIARSTFYRHFNSVDAAVKVFEDQLLELLADINEVALKVRFTQAQLEPTFSMIQRMETLFEYRDEVLLLTGPHGDPQFLHKATLFMYDYLRERVKTIPGIQEYQDLYLVFMVGGHHSFVKYWLSERSDISPKTAAAMLCRMYYAYFFVNTEGGNKLPCAPEFELE; this comes from the coding sequence ATGTCTTTAGAAATATCGCGCGAAGATGATACAAAAACAAGCATCATGAAAGGCATCTTTCATGTCATGCAGACAAAGGATATTCCACATATCACGGTTGATGATGTTGCTCATTATGCGGGTATTGCGCGTTCTACCTTTTATCGCCATTTTAATTCTGTTGATGCGGCGGTTAAGGTATTTGAAGACCAGCTGCTTGAGTTGTTAGCAGATATAAATGAAGTTGCCCTTAAGGTGCGCTTTACACAAGCGCAGCTTGAGCCTACGTTTTCGATGATACAGCGCATGGAAACCCTCTTTGAATATCGGGATGAGGTGCTATTGCTTACTGGCCCGCACGGCGACCCTCAGTTTTTGCATAAAGCCACCTTGTTTATGTATGACTATTTGCGCGAGCGAGTGAAAACCATACCAGGTATTCAGGAGTATCAGGACCTGTATTTGGTATTTATGGTTGGTGGACACCATAGTTTTGTAAAGTATTGGCTCTCTGAGCGCTCAGACATATCCCCCAAAACCGCGGCGGCCATGTTGTGTCGTATGTATTATGCCTACTTTTTTGTGAATACCGAAGGCGGAAATAAGCTGCCATGCGCACCTGAGTTTGAGCTGGAATAG
- a CDS encoding acyl carrier protein — protein sequence MASQELTEQVLEVTAAAYGVDVAELSPETSFDELGGGSMKMIALTSTLENELDVEITIHEIMKMKSLQELIERVEDEL from the coding sequence ATGGCTTCACAAGAACTTACTGAGCAGGTATTAGAGGTTACCGCAGCTGCCTATGGTGTTGACGTGGCAGAGCTTTCGCCAGAAACCAGCTTTGATGAGCTGGGCGGCGGCAGCATGAAAATGATTGCACTTACCTCAACCCTTGAGAATGAGCTTGATGTTGAAATTACCATTCATGAAATTATGAAGATGAAGAGCCTGCAAGAGCTTATTGAGCGGGTTGAAGACGAGCTCTAG
- a CDS encoding thiolase family protein: MVKLGKDARSVSIVGVGCTPFTNFEDDPQTQGLGEGEAFAYAALEAMEDCGLAPRDIDYFFHGSANPFMISASLTPNMQVADWIGMRGKASVHHSEACCTGYVSIEQAVMAIASGTYETVLTGAVDLAATLPVDNAPAHMRKDFPLEVMLPSIGFVYDRAYGRPLDSAFGISFDNWINKYVLDYGVSDEDIDGALIKLAQDLRRAAVLNPLGFYNKSFDEIARENGMTNADEYLHSMMNPKVTQYLRVSGFETKCDGAAAAILMPTEKAKALGLPAIEVLGTGAAAYEGATLLNEYQGTRDGTAQVYELTQVSPDEIDLMYVNDFFMGGDICAPEEAGYIPRGEAWQYARDGRMSFEGDKPVNPHGGRCNFGHAHGASGLADIYDAVKQMRGQAGATQVKRLPKTTFLRGFGGGQNIRCQILRTVD, translated from the coding sequence GTGGTGAAGTTGGGCAAGGACGCGCGCAGCGTGTCGATTGTTGGCGTTGGTTGTACGCCCTTTACCAATTTTGAAGATGATCCTCAGACGCAGGGGCTCGGCGAGGGCGAGGCCTTTGCTTACGCAGCGCTTGAGGCTATGGAAGACTGCGGGCTTGCACCGCGCGATATTGATTACTTTTTTCATGGGTCTGCCAACCCATTTATGATTAGCGCATCGCTAACTCCCAACATGCAGGTGGCAGATTGGATTGGCATGCGCGGAAAAGCATCGGTTCATCATTCTGAGGCATGCTGTACCGGCTATGTTTCTATTGAGCAGGCTGTTATGGCTATTGCATCGGGAACCTACGAGACCGTTTTAACGGGCGCGGTTGATTTGGCGGCTACTTTGCCTGTTGATAACGCTCCCGCGCATATGCGCAAGGATTTCCCCCTTGAGGTCATGCTGCCCTCAATTGGCTTTGTGTATGATCGCGCTTATGGTCGTCCGCTTGATAGCGCTTTTGGCATCTCATTTGATAACTGGATTAACAAATATGTTCTCGACTATGGCGTATCAGATGAGGATATTGATGGTGCGCTCATCAAGCTGGCACAAGATTTGCGCCGTGCAGCAGTACTTAATCCGCTTGGTTTTTATAACAAAAGCTTTGATGAGATTGCCCGCGAAAACGGCATGACAAACGCCGATGAATATCTGCATTCAATGATGAACCCTAAGGTCACGCAATACCTGCGCGTCTCTGGTTTTGAAACAAAGTGCGACGGCGCGGCTGCAGCGATTCTTATGCCAACCGAAAAAGCTAAGGCACTCGGACTGCCTGCAATTGAGGTTTTGGGTACCGGAGCTGCGGCTTATGAGGGGGCAACTCTGCTTAACGAGTATCAGGGCACCCGTGATGGTACAGCGCAGGTATATGAGCTTACACAGGTATCGCCTGACGAGATTGATTTGATGTATGTGAACGACTTCTTTATGGGTGGCGATATTTGTGCTCCTGAGGAAGCGGGCTACATTCCGCGTGGCGAGGCTTGGCAGTATGCCCGCGACGGTCGTATGTCGTTTGAGGGTGATAAGCCAGTAAATCCACATGGCGGTCGTTGTAATTTTGGTCATGCGCATGGTGCATCAGGCTTGGCGGATATTTATGACGCAGTAAAGCAGATGCGTGGTCAGGCAGGCGCAACGCAGGTGAAGAGACTCCCCAAGACAACCTTCTTGCGTGGTTTTGGCGGCGGTCAAAATATTCGTTGCCAGATTCTGCGGACTGTTGACTAG